A window of Formosa sp. Hel1_31_208 contains these coding sequences:
- a CDS encoding DNA alkylation repair protein: MKIIERLIEQFQHHTNPDIAQQQKAYMRNQFEFFGLKSTLRKEIQKPFLSAKALPPKSELEAIVYQLWQQPQRECQYAAQEFANKYVKHIAVKDIELYEHMVTHKSWWDTVDFIANNLMGHYFKLHPELRQVYIDKWLISDNIWLQRCAILFQLKYKDDLDTVLLAYIINSLLGSKEFFINKAIGWILREYSRTNPSWVIEFVAKTNLSPLSHKEALRLIPK; this comes from the coding sequence ATGAAAATTATCGAACGGCTTATTGAACAATTTCAACACCATACTAATCCCGACATTGCTCAACAACAAAAAGCATACATGCGTAATCAGTTTGAATTTTTCGGTCTTAAATCTACGCTAAGAAAAGAAATTCAAAAGCCCTTTTTAAGCGCTAAAGCATTGCCCCCTAAGTCTGAACTAGAGGCTATTGTATACCAATTATGGCAACAACCCCAGCGTGAATGTCAATATGCTGCTCAGGAATTCGCTAACAAATATGTCAAGCATATAGCTGTAAAAGACATTGAACTCTATGAACATATGGTTACCCACAAATCATGGTGGGATACTGTAGATTTTATTGCTAATAATCTTATGGGGCACTACTTCAAATTGCATCCAGAATTACGACAAGTATACATCGATAAATGGCTTATATCAGATAACATCTGGTTGCAGCGTTGTGCTATTTTATTTCAATTAAAATATAAAGATGACTTAGATACTGTGTTGTTAGCATATATCATCAATTCGCTTTTGGGCTCAAAAGAGTTCTTTATCAATAAAGCTATTGGATGGATTTTGCGCGAATACAGTAGAACAAATCCATCTTGGGTTATCGAATTCGTTGCAAAAACAAATTTAAGTCCTCTAAGTCATAAAGAAGCTTTGCGTTTAATACCAAAATAA